The Lolium rigidum isolate FL_2022 chromosome 1, APGP_CSIRO_Lrig_0.1, whole genome shotgun sequence region GTCCACCTTGgttggtggatgatcttcatgggccccttgtTGGGACGTAAGAGGTAACATAATATaggttactcgaagggtaatacccacatcaGAGCCACTCCAACAAGTTTGATTCCACAATGCTCTCGCCGGTGCCATCAACCCCTCCGACGAGCAGGAGCATGGGTTGGGAGACCTTTATTCCTACTAGCACCATCGACATCTATCCCACCATGACAATGACAGGGGAAACGGGAAAACCTAGGGCTAAAACATACGCTCGAACGAGAACCCAAGCTCACCACCCCTCACGACGCTAGGGCGATGATTGGAGAGGAAAGCGAGCTGAGGAATCACCAGCGAGTGACCCTGTAACTAGAACCGCCTTTTATTCGCCCCATACGGCTTGGATCAGTGATGATAGTAGGTCACTAGCGTTGTAATGAGTGTGCCGTTAAACTATGGAAGGAAACAACAAATGGCACATTGACCCCAAGCGAAAGTTGTTTCGTGATCACATACCGATTGGTTTCGGTTGTCAACGGGGAGCTTGTCGCTAGAACAGGTGGCAAAGAGGCGAGCGACAGAGAGGACGTGTGAGGGAAGCGGAGCACCGTGGGTGAGGGCGGGCCTAGCAGATTACAACGGTGGCAAGTGGAGGGCCAACAGTGCGGTAGTGAAGATCCGGTCGGGTTTGGTACGGAGACGACCTCCTCCCATTTGtgtatattttttttgttttttaagataGGCTGACCAGTGGGACCTATGTCCACATTGGCTTCACCAGGCGTGGTGCCACCTCGCTGACATTGGGACCCACTGGTCATAtcattttttgtcaaaaaatagAAAAGTATGATTTTTTTTGAAGTAGAAAAGTATGATTGTTACTTTCTCTAAAAGTAAAGTGATGGTATTTGGTGAATTTGAGTATAAAAACGGTTGGTTCATGCTATCAACTCAATGAACTGCTAGGTGAGGAGTAATGTTTTTGTGCCCGTGACGCTTTCGGTTTTGTTTGTGCGTGGGGCTTGATTAACTAGGCGCCAGTTACGGCTTGGGTGAGTGACGATGGACAGGAGTAGAATAGGTCCGCGCACTTAAGCACTAGCTACGCGCCCGATGGTTACGGTCACTAGTGCCGTGGCGAGTGTGCCGCCCCACTACCGATGGAAATTAAACGGCAAACGGCCCTGCGTGCGCATTGACCCAGAGCCGAAAAAACGTTTCGCGAGTGCGCGCGCCACGTCACGCATCGGTCGTTTCCCGCGCACCACCACCCGTTCGTCCCGAGCCCAAATGGTGCGCGCTGCCCACCGTGTCGGCCGCACCGATCGATCGGCGCATATAAGCGCGCGCGCGCGAGCCCCGGGCAGTTACACTCGCAGCTGCAGCACCACGGCACGGTGCAGGTACTCGCGGCCGGACGCACCGTCCCCGATCTCCGTGCTCCGGTCATGGCGACGCCGCGAGCCGCCATACtcgtctcgctccttgtcgcgctCTGCTGCTGCTCGTCTCCCGGGGCAGTGTTCGCGCGGAGgagcggcggtggcgcgagggagGAAGAAGGGTCGGCATTGCGCAGCCGCGCGCCGTACGTGGACGAGGTGAAGTTCGACTTCACGCCGTTCCTGATCCAGTACCGGAGCGGGCGCGTGCAGCGGCTGATGGGCACGAGCGTGGTGCCGCCGTCGCTGGACGCGCGCACGGGCGTCGCCTCCCGCGACGTGGTGATCGACCGGGCCACGGGCCTCGCCGTCAGGGTCTACCGCCCGAGCCAGAGCCGTACCGGCAACAAGAAGCTGCCCGTGCTCCTCTACTTCCACGGCGGCGCGTTCGTGGTGGAGTCGGCCTTCGGCCCGGCCTACCACGGCTACCTCAACGCGCTGGCGGCGAGGGCGGGCGTCATCGCGGTGTCGGTGAACTACCGCCTCGCGCCCGAGCACCCGCTCCCGGCCGCCTACGACGACTCCTGGGCGGCGCTCCAGTGGGTCCTCTCCAGCGCGCGGAACGGCTCGCGCTCCTCCTGGCTCGCCAGGCACGGGGACGTGTCCCGCCTCTTCGTCGGCGGCGACAGCGCCGGCGGCAACATCGCGCACAACCTGGCGatgcgcgcgggcggcggcgagcagAGCCTTCTTCTAGACGGCAGCAACGGGCGGAGCATCGTCAGGATCAGGGGCGTGGCGCTGCTGGACCCGTACTTCCTGGGCGCGCGCGCGGACCCGTGGGCGGAGCGGACGTGGGGGTTCATCTGCGCGGGGCGGTACGGGACGGGCCACCCGTACATCgacccggcggcgctgccggccggcgcgtggcggcggcTGGGCAGCGCGCGCGTGCTGGTGACGGTGTCGGGGCGGGACCGGCTGGGCCCGTGGCAGCGCGGCTACGTCGGCGCGCTCCGGGGCAGCGGATGGGGCGGGGAGGCGCGGCTGTACGAGACCCCCGGCGAGGGCCACTGCTTCTTCCTCAACTACCTCGCGTCGCCCAAGGCCGCCATGCATATGGCCACGCTCGCCGACTTCGTTAACCAAGCCTAGGCTTCGAGCTCTTGGTCGATCGGCGGCGCGGTAACTCGGGGAGACGGTTATATACATAGCGTAATAAGTACAGTAGTGAGAGCGTGTGTTACTGCCGCCTCTGTTTCGTTGTTTGTAACGGCAGTGACAGATGGCTTTGTTCGCCGCGGCCGGAGAATGCACTGTATTCCTCCCGTGCCACCATTGTTGAACTTCGGAACAGATATATGGATGGCTCCATCGATTTCGGCTTGCCCCAAGTTTAATGAAGACAGAAGTGGCGCGTGTAACAGCCCGTCGGCTACGTgcttgccatgttgccggctgaaTCTTGAAGTGTGTTCCTCCTCTTCATT contains the following coding sequences:
- the LOC124683228 gene encoding probable carboxylesterase 2 isoform X1 → MATPRAAILVSLLVALCCCSSPGAVFARRSGGGAREEEGSALRSRAPYVDEVKFDFTPFLIQYRSGRVQRLMGTSVVPPSLDARTGVASRDVVIDRATGLAVRVYRPSQSRTGNKKLPVLLYFHGGAFVVESAFGPAYHGYLNALAARAGVIAVSVNYRLAPEHPLPAAYDDSWAALQWVLSSARNGSRSSWLARHGDVSRLFVGGDSAGGNIAHNLAMRAGGGEQSLLLDGSNGRSIVRIRGVALLDPYFLGARADPWAERTWGFICAGRYGTGHPYIDPAALPAGAWRRLGSARVLVTVSGRDRLGPWQRGYVGALRGSGWGGEARLYETPGEGHCFFLNYLASPKAAMHMATLADFVNQA
- the LOC124683228 gene encoding tuliposide A-converting enzyme 2, chloroplastic-like isoform X2 — translated: MPSLNLIVLIMIYEEGSALRSRAPYVDEVKFDFTPFLIQYRSGRVQRLMGTSVVPPSLDARTGVASRDVVIDRATGLAVRVYRPSQSRTGNKKLPVLLYFHGGAFVVESAFGPAYHGYLNALAARAGVIAVSVNYRLAPEHPLPAAYDDSWAALQWVLSSARNGSRSSWLARHGDVSRLFVGGDSAGGNIAHNLAMRAGGGEQSLLLDGSNGRSIVRIRGVALLDPYFLGARADPWAERTWGFICAGRYGTGHPYIDPAALPAGAWRRLGSARVLVTVSGRDRLGPWQRGYVGALRGSGWGGEARLYETPGEGHCFFLNYLASPKAAMHMATLADFVNQA